In Streptomyces camelliae, the sequence CGACGACGCGCACGGCAATCCTCATTCCGGTGGGCTCACAGCCCACTGCCACGCAGGTGACGCGGCCAGATCCCCTGTTTTCCGGGAGTCAGGACGCCCGCCGGATCGAGCGCGTCCTTGATCTTCTCGCTCAGGCGCAGCAGGGAACCGTCGTGGTAGCTGAACGTGGCGGCGATCTCGTCCATCAGCGCCGGGTGCACGCGGTACTCGCCGTAGCCGAGGTCCGCCGCCTCCTTGATGAGGGTCCGGCACAGTTGCAGGGTCGCGGCGCGGTCCTCGGACGAGGCGGTGTCGAACATGAGCATGCAGATGTGGTGCATCTCGCGGCGACCGACGATGAAGTTGCCCATGTAGTCCTTGCCCGCCTCGTGACACCGGTCGCGGGCCAGCTCGTACTGGCGCAGCGCGTCCTCACCCGTGGCCGGCGAGACGGGTGCGAAGTCGATGTGCCCGCCGTTGTCGTGCCATCGGAGGATGTCGTACGTCTCCAGGTTGGGCACTCCCGCCATGATCTTGGCCCGGGTGGCGAGTACGGGGCTCGGGTGCTCCCCCTCGAAGTGGAACCCCGCTCCCGGGATGCCCGAGAAGGCGTCTCTGATGACGGACCAGGTGGCGGCGCGCACGGCGTCGGGGCCGTACAGCGCGCCGTAGAAGTTCCAGCGGCCGATGCCGAGGTCGTCGCTCATCCTCCGGGCCACGCTGTCGGGGATCGGGCCGGTACCCGGGTGGAACGCGGAGCGGGGCGCCACCGCCGCGGCGTCGAGGAACAGGCTGCGCAGCGTCGGCACATGGGCGATCGTCCCGTCGAGGCGGAGCGGACGCAGCGCGTCGACGAAGGTGCCGAGGTCCTCCTCCCGCGGCAGGGTGATCATGTACGCCTGATACCCCGCGGGTCTGGGCATCAGCCAGATGCCGATCTTGGTGACGATGCCGAAGTTCGACTGGGTGAACATCGGGTCGAACTGCGGCCCGTATCCGTACTTGAACAGTTGCCAGGTGTTGCTTCCCGGGAGGGCGCCCATGCCGGTCCTGATCACATCCCCGTCGGCGAGCACCACTTCCATCCCGCACTGGATGGACAGGTGGTCTCCGTACGGGGTGTAGCCGACACCGCGTTCGAGCGTGTTGCCGACGATGCTGCCCCAGGCGAGATCGGGCACGTCCAGCATCAGCCCGCTGTTGTGCCGCTGAAGGTGCTGGTACAGATCGAAATAGGTGACACCCGGTTCGACGAGTGCATACCCGAATTTCTCGCTGACCTCCAGGATGCGGTTCATCCGCTTCAGGTCGACGATCACGGCACCGGGCAGCCGGGGCGCCGCGCCGCCGAATCCGAGGTTTTTCCCCGTGGAGATCGGTGACAGCGGAAGGCCGCACGATGTGGCGATCCGGACGATTTCCTGTATCTCCTCCACGGTGTGCGGAAGAACCGCGGCCGACGGACTGAAGTGATCGGCCTCCAGGACGGGGAACGGATCCCGGTACGAGGCGATTTCGGATTCCTCGGTGAGCACCCAGGTCGCCCCCAGGGCTTCCCGCAGGGAGTCCAGGGCGGACGTCAGCTCACTTTCGCTGAAGTTGGGGGGAAGAGGCCTGGTCATCGGTTGGTCTCCTCTGTCATGACGAGGGTGTCGGCGAGGCGGGCCGGCGAGTTGGCGGACTCGGTGAAGGCGCTCACGGTGACCTTGCGCCACACACCTTTGATCATGAACGGGTCCTCTGCGACGTACCGTTCGACCGTCTCCCGGTCCTCGGCGCGCACCAGGATCAGACTGCCGACGGCGTGCCCGCCGTCATCGGAGACGAGCATTCCGTAGCAGACCGGCTCCACGATTCCGGAGCGAAGCCTGGCCGAATGCTCCGCTCTGGCCTCCTGTCGGATTTCCAGGACGTCGTCGGCATCAAGACAATGCACGGCCCAGAGCATCGGGATCACCTTCGTGTCGGGGAAGCGGCATGGTGAGGCTAGTCCACCGAAAACCTTGCGACATCAGGGCTGACCCTCATTCCGGTTTCCGGGAGATGGCCCAGAAAGCGCAGAAGAACGCGCCGAGGAATGCCACGGCCGCGCTCGCGAGGGGAATGGCGCGGAAACCGGCCGTGGACAGCAGGGCGCTGCCCGCCGCCGATCCGAGTGCCGTGCCCAGATACATGCAACTGCTGTTCCAGGCCAGCAGCGAACCGCTGTGTTGCGGGAAGGAGGACACCAACTGGGCCTGGTACGAGGGCAGGCACGGGTAGGCGCAGAGGGCGAAGAAGAACAGCGCGCACATCAGGAGGGGTACCGGGGCGCGCACCGCCAGGTCGAGCAACAGCAGCATCACCCCGACCAGCGCGAGGCTGGCCGTGGCGACCCGCCGGGCTCCGAACCGGTCCGCGAGCCTGCCCCCGCCGAAACTGCCGGCGACCGCGCCCGCGCCGAAGACGATCAGCGCCAGGGCCACGAGGCCGGTGGACAGCTTGGCGTCCGCCCGCAGCCCGGTGCCGAGATAGGTGTAGAGCGCGTAGACGGCGAAGGCCCACAGCCCGGTGACCGTGACCGCCCTGGCGCGGGTGAGCAGGCCGATGGGGGCGGGGGGCGGGGCGGTGCCGGTGGCGCCCGGCTTGGACGCGTGGGGCCATACGGCCAGGTTGACGGCGGCCAGGGCCGCGGCCGGCAGGGCGAGGACCACGAACACGGCGCGCCAGCCCCACACCGCGGCCAGAGCCGTGCCGCTCGGGGCACCGGTGGTCAGGGAGATCAGGAAGCCCGCCACGGCGGTGGACATCCACACGCCCCGCCGGTGGGCCGGGGCCGCGGCGCCCACCAGGGCATAGACCGAAGGGCTCACGGCGGCCGCCGCCAGTCCGGCCAGCACCCGGGCCAGCAGGAGCACCGCGAAGGAGGGGGCCAGGCCGGTCAGGACGTTGGCCGCGGCAAAGGCGACGAGGCCCGCCGCGAGGACGGTGCGGCGCCCGATCCGGTCGGCGAGGGAGCCGAAGGCGGGCGCGCCCAGGACGTAGACGATCGAGAAGACCGTGACCGCGTTGCCCGCGGTGCCCGGCGAGACGTGGAAGTGCCGCGAGATGGCAGGCAGCAGGGGGGAGACGATGAACAGGTCGGTTCCCACGACGAGCAGGGTGATGAAGCCGACGGCCAGGGAACCGCCGCCGCCCCGCCGGGTGGTTGCCGGAGCGGGTGATAACCGCTCTTCGGTGAGAGGGACGCGGTCTGCACGGGAAACTCGCATGGTTTGCACGCTAGCGTATATCTTTCCAAGAAGCAATTTCCCGGAAAGGAACTTACCGGGAAGGGAGCTGCTAGTCTGGTGATGTGGACCGTGAAGACGCCATCGACGTGCTGCTGCGGCAGTGGCAGCAATCGCCGTACGAGCTGCCGCTCGCTTCCATGGCCGTGGCGAAGCGGGTCACACGGGTGGCGCGCAATCTCGAACAGCGCCTCGCCCGGGCGCTGGAGGAGTTCGACCTCGACCCCGGCGAGTTCGACGTACTGGCGACGCTGCTGCGCAGCGGACCACCGCACGAACTGGCCCCGGCCGCGCTGAACCGGTCACTGCTGATCTCCTCGGGCGGTCTCACCAAGCGCCTCACCCGGCTGGAGAAGCGCGGATTCGTCTCACGCCGGCTCGACCCCGACGACCGCCGCTCGCTGCTGGCCGCACTGACCGAACAGGGCCTGGCGGTGGCCGGCAAGGCCGTGATCGTCCATGCGCAGGCCAGTGCGGACCTGGCCGACCCCCTCTCGGAGGCCGACCGGGCCCAGCTGGTCGTCCTGCTCAGGAAGTTGCTGCTGCATCAGGAGAGCTGAGCCCTCCGATGTGCCAGAACTTCAGCTCCAGGAACTCCTCGATGCCGTGGTGCGAGCCCTCCCGGCCGAGACCGGACTCCTTCACACCCCCGAAAGGCGCCGTCTCCACGGACAGGAAGCCGGTGTTGAGGCCGACCATGCCCACCTCCAGTTCCTCCGTCACCCGCCAGGCCCTGGCAAGGTCACGCGTGAAGACGTAGCCCGCGAGCCCCGAGCGACTGTCGTTGGCCAGCTCCAGGGCCTCCCGCTCGGTGCGGAACGAGGCTACCGCGGCGACGGGACCGAAGGTCTCCTCGCGCATGACGCGCATCTCCGGGGTGACCCCGCGCAGCACGGTCGGTTCGAAGAACGTCCCGCCCGCCCGATGCCTGCCGCCTCCGACCAGCACCTCCGCACCCTGCGCCACCGCGTCGGCCACATGGGCCGCCACTTTGGCCAGGCCGTCCTCGTCGATCAACGGCCCCACATCGACGCCCTGTCGGTCACCCCTGCCGACCGTCAGCTTGCGGACCCGGCCGGCGAACCGTTCGGTGAACTCCGGGTACACGTCCTCGTGGACCAGGAACCGGTTGGTGCACACGCAGGTCTGCCCGCTGTGCCGGAACTTCGAGAGCACCGCCGCGTCCACCGCGGCTTCCAGATCCGCATCGGGGAAGACCAGGAAAGGAGCGTTGCCGCCCAGTTCCAGGGACAGCTTCTTGACCGTGGACACGCACTGGGCCGCGAGGAGTTTGCCCACCTCGGTGGAGCCGGTGAAGGACAGCAGCCGTACGGCCGGGCTGTCGCACAGGGCCCGCCCGATGGACGGCGCGTCCCCGGTGATGACGTTGAGGACACCGGGCGGTACCCCGGCCCGGCGGCCGAGGGCCGCGATGGCCAGGGCCGACAGCGGGGTCTGCTCGGCGGGCTTCATGACCACGGTGCAACCGGCGGCCAGTGCGGGCGCGGCCTTCCGGGTGATCATCGCTGCCGGGAAGTTCCACGGCGTGATGCACCCGACGACACCGACCGGCTGCCGCAGCACCACGATCCGGCTCTCCCGGGTCGCCGCCGGGATCACCTCCCCGCGTATCCGCTCCGCCTCGGCGGCGTAGAACGTCAGGAACGAGGCGGCGTACCCGATCTCGCCGCGCGCCTCGGCCAGCGGCTTGCCCTGCTCACGGGTGAGCAGCCGGGCCAGCTGCTCCCGGTGCTGGAGCAGCAGCGCGGCCCAGCGCGAGAGGACCGCGGCGCGGTCCTTCGCCGTGCGGGTGCGCCACGGGCCGAACGCCGCTTCGGCCGCGCGTATGGCCGTATCGGTCTCCGCGGTGGACATGAGGGGCACCGACGCGATGACATCGCCCGTCGCCGGGTCGGTGACCGCGAAGGTACGGCCGTCGTCGGCGCCGCGCCACTCGCCGTCCACCAGACAGGCGTCATACAGCAGCGACTCCTCGGATGTGGGCGTGTTCATGTCGGACGTAGGCGTGCTCATGGGCTCCTTCCTCGGACAAGGTCAGGGACGGATCAGCTGCCAGCCGTGCACGTCGGCGAGTTCGGCTATCTCGGGCTGTTCGGAGACGAACACGGGATGACCGACCTCGGCGAGCATCGGCAGGTCGGAGCGGTCGTCGCCGAACGCCCAGCACGCGGCGGCCGACGCACCCGAGGCCCGCAGGAAGGAACGGACCGCCTCCGCCTTGCCGTGCCCGATGGTCTGCGGCGGCACGATCTCGCCGGTGTAACGGCCGCCCTCCGTCACGAGCCGGGTCGCGAGCATCCTGGTGACACCCAGCTCCTCGGCGATCGGCCGCAGGATGTCCACCATCGAACCGGACACGAAGACCACCTCGTCGCCCGCCTCCTGCCGGGTGCGCAGCGCGCGCAGCGCACCCGGCAGATACAGCCCGTCCCCCTGCTGGCGCACCTCCGTGTACCAGCGCCGGGCGAGCTCGGCCACCTGCTCGGGGCGTCTGCCCCGGAAGGTCTGATAGTAGGTGCGGTTGATGAACTCCCTGGGGCGGCCCTGCGCGAGATGGCGCCGCCGCGTCGCCTCGTACTTCTCCGCACGCCACCGTCCCAGGACGGAAGGGAGGAAGCCGGTGTGCGTGTAGTAGTACTCCTGGAAGCTGAACATCGTCTTCAGCCGTACGAGCGTGTCGTCGACGTCGAAGAACGCGTAGGCGCCCGTACCGGGCTCCGCGTTCCTCACGGCTTGGTCGCCCCCACGACGAAGCCGGTGAACGAGGCGAAGAACGTCCCCTCGTCCTCGGCCCGCAGCAGCGGCAGCCACCACTGCTCCAGCTGTTCGGGCGTGAAGTCGAGCTGACCGCTCTGCTGGGCGCTCGCGAGCCGGCCGGCGCTGAGCGTGCGGAAGAAACCGAACGGCATGACGACGGTGAGCGGCGAGACCGTCACGTCCTGAAGGCCCCTGGCCAGCATCCGCCGCCGCAGCTGGCGGCCGCTCCACTTGTTGCGGTGGGCGTCGGAGAAGCAGCGCATGGCCTGACGGGTGCCCTCGGTGTCCGGGTGATCGACGATGGTGGTGTCGAAGTCGTAGTCGAAGACGGCGATCCTGCCGCCGGGCCGGACCACCCTGACCAGTTCGTCGAGACCCGTCTCGATGTCCTCGCAGTGCATCAGCACCAGCTTGGCGCGGGCGGCGTCGAAGGTGTCGTCGGGGAAGTCCAGACCCCGCAGGTCCGCGACCCGGAACTCGACCGGCAGGGCCGACCCCTCGCTGCGCCGGCGCGCCTCCGCCAGCATGGTGGTGCTCAGGTCCGTCGCCACGACCTTGCCCCGGGCACCGACCAGGGCAGCCACCTCCCTGGCGTCGTCCCCGGTGCCGCAGCCGACCTCCAGGACGGTCTTGCCGTCCAGGTCGCCCATGGCTGCCGCGAGTTCGTCCTTCATCACACGGTACTCGGGAAGGGCGTTGGCGATGTCCATGAAGTCGATGAACCAGCCGCTGTCCGGGGCCGTGTCCACGGTGGTGAAGTTCCCGATGTTTCCGGTGGCACTCACGATCGACTGACTCCCCTGTTCGGTTGGGTGGTGATGGGATGAGGTGGTGTGACAGTGGTGTGACGAGGTGCGGGACGGGGTGGTGTGGCCGTGGATGGCACTGTTCATGTGCGCAGGTGGGTGACCACGGCCTGCCGTGCCGCCATGGCCTCCTGCTTGTCGGCGAGTTTCCCGGCCACGACGCGGAAGCGGACCTCGACCTCGGCCGCGACGGTGTCCGACTGCCGGACGCGGACCACGGAGTGGAAGCGGTGCTGCATGGTGCCCGGCTCGTGCTCCAGCACCTCGTAGGTGAGCGTCGCGGGCAGCGGGAAGACGAAGGCGCGGAACGACGCGTGGAAGTCGTCGATCACGAACCGGGCCGGGTCGAGACCGGTGGGGAGGAATCTCTCCGTCACCGCGGTCCAGCTCTGCCGGGCCGCCTCGGTCAGCGCGACCGCCGGAATGTGCCGGCCCGTCAGATGGTCCTCCAGCGTCTCGCACCGTTCATCGAGCACGAGCGGAATCTCGTAGTGGTCGCCGGCCCGCGAGGGTTCGCCGACCATCACGTTCTTCATCAGCCGCTTGTGGGTCAGCTCCCTGGGGGCGGGCATCGGCACCGGCCAGTGCTTGCCCAGCTCCGCCAGCAGTTCCGCGGACAGCCCCTGGCCCGCCACCAGGTCCAGGCCGTCGGTGTCCCGGGCCTCCAGACGTGCCCGCACTGCCGACGCCGCGATGGTCCCCGGGGTGCGCAGGAACTCCTCGAAGCGGTCGCCGACGACGATCAGGGTCTCCCCCGACGGCTCGGGCATCTCCTCTCCTCCCTCCGTCAGGCGCCGCGGGCGGCCAGGGCGCGCTCGTACACATCCACCAGGTCGTCGAGGCACCTGACGTCGGAGAGCACCACGTCCTCGGAGAAGGGGTCGACCCCGGTGGCCGCCTCCAGTTCGATGATCAGCCGGGCCAGTGTCAGCGAGTCGAGGCCCAGCGTGTTCAGCTCCTCGCCTCCGGTCGGCTCAGGAGCCTCGGGGTTGCTCTCGCGCATCAGGCCGGTGACGACGTGGTACACCGTGGTGCGGACTTCGGTGGTCTTCAGCATGTGATCCCTCCGTCGACGACGATGGACTGGCCGGTGATGAACCGGGCTCCGGGAGAGGCGAGGAAGAGGACGGCGTCGGCGACCTCGTGCGCGGTGCCGAGGCGCCCCAACGGGGTACGGCCCTCGATGCGTTCGCGCTGCCGTGGGGCACGTGCGATGTCATGCCGCTGTCGAAGAAACCCGGCACCACGGAGTTGACCCGGATGCCGAACGAGCCCAGCTCCCGAGCCAGGCTCCGCATGAAGCCGTCGACGCCGGCCTTCGCCGCGGCGTAGACCGACACGCCGCGGAAGCCTCTGATCGCGTTGATCGACGACACATTGACGATGGCCCCGCCGCCGTTCCTGACCATGGGCTTGGCACAGCACTGGGCGAGGACGACGGAGGCGGTCAGGTTCACCGCGATCAGCTCCGTGATCTTAGTCAGCGGAGTGGTGAGCAGGAGGCCCTCGTGGAGCTGGCCCGCGTTGTTCACCAGCAGGTCCAGGCGCCCGAACCGGCGCTGCACCTCGGCGACGAACGCCCGCAGCGAGCCCGGATCCGCCAGGTCGGCGCGTCCTTGGAGGAAGCTCTTCCCGTCGTCCCCGCCGCCGGTGGGCGCCCCGTCGTCGGCAGCGGGGTCACGGCTGAACGTCGCCACCCGCCACCCGTCGGCGAGCAGGCGTTCGACCAGCAGCCGGCCGAGCCCCCGGCTCCCGCCGCTGACCAGGGCGACCCGACGCTCATCGCCGGCCCCGCTCACCGGGCGGCCCTGATCTTCTTGAAACGTTCGGAGTGCTGCCGCGCGGCCGAGACCTCGACGGAGAGCGGCACCTTGTACGGCTCCAGACGGCTGCGGCAGTATTCCCGCACCCGGTTGGCGACCTGCCGGGGGTCTTCCTCCTCGGCCAGCCGGACAGTGGCCTTCACGACCATTCCCGTCACCGGACTCGGCATGCCGCACACCGTGGCCTCGGCGATGTTGTCCATCTCCAGCAGGACGTTCTCCACCTCTGCCGGGTACACCTTCTCCCCGCCGACGTTGATCAGCTCCGATGTACGGCTGAGGATGCGCAGATAATCACCGTCGACCTGGACGACGTCCTGGGTGTTGAAATAGCCGTCCTCGTCGAAGTCGGCCGGCGCGTTGAGGTACCCCAGCATGGCCATGTCGGAGCGTATCCACAGCACACCGTCGATGACCTTGTAGTCGAAGCCGGCCTTTCCGAGTTCCAGCCACAGAGAGTCGTCACTGCGCGATCGAGTGGGCATGATGCCCAGTTCGGACAGTCCGTAGGTCTGCTTGAGACGGACATCCGGCAAGGCATCGTGCAGCCGTCGCAAGGTGTGTGCCGGCATCGGCTCGGTGCCGTAGGTGATGAGTTCCAGCGACCGGGTCGAACATCTTTCGTACGCACGGGAGATGAGTACGAGGTTGAGGAATGTCGGGGTCGTCGGGAGAACGTTCACCGCATCCCGCTCGACGGCGGCGAACACCGCTTCCGGGGTCCGCTCGGGAATGGTGATGAGCGTGCCGCCCTGACTCAGAGTGTGCAGGAACGTATTGATCCCGCCGATGTGATCGAGCGTGAGGAAGCACAACGTGCGCTTCGGCTTCGCCCGTTTCGGGGTGCCATAACGGCCGAGCACTTTGGAGAGGTCGAGCACGGACGCCTTGCTGCGCCCCGAGGTGCCGGAGCTGAACAGGACGAGCCCGCCGGTCGCCGCCCGCCTGAGCCGCTCGTACAGCGGGTGGGACGCCGTGACCCCGGTCGACGTGATCGTCGGACTGCCCTCGGCGTCAAGGCTGACGACCTTCTCGGCCTGCGCCAGATCGAGGAACTCGGCCCGTTTCGCGGCCGGCAGCGGAGCAAGCGGGACAACGATCACCCGGTGTGCCATCAGCGCGAGGAGAACCCCGCAGGAAGCAGGGGTATAGGTCACTTCCAGGCAGACCACCTGCCCGGGACGCACGCCGCACCGATCGAATTCCCGCGCCCAGGAATCGACCGTGTCGCACAGGTCCGCATAGGAATGGGCGGACCCGTTGAAGACCATTGCGTCGCTACTGTCGAAACTCCTCAATAAATCGAGGAAGGCATGATTCATCTGACTTCCCGTCGGTCGCGATTTCCCGTCGGTCATTCACAGTTGAATCTTCTCAACTGACAGTTGATTTTCAGTTCTGCGCGAGTGTACTACGCAGCACGGCGCGACTGTCAACACCGCTCGGCCCGGCAATTAATCAACCGAGGAACACAGAAAATTAAGGGTCAGCCCTGATTACGCGGGTGCTGGATTTCGTTACGATGACCGCTTGCGCCGGGGCGGGTACGGTGTCACGCGCGGGTCGTGCCGGGGCCCAGGAGGCGCAAGACCGTCAACCGCATGACTCCAGTATCCCGCCCCTGGGGGTGGGCCCCGGCCGGGACCGCTTGCCGAGACCGCTTTCCGTCCTACGGTCTGACCCATGGCCGACACCGGAGTTTCCTCGCTCCCTTCCACGCCCCAGGCGCGCTCCCCGCTCTTCCGCGCCGAACAGTTCGTATGGCTCACCGCGCGCGTGCTGGAGCAGCGGCTCTTCGCCCACCACTTCCTGCACGGCACCCCGGACGCGGTGGAGACGGCACTGGACGCCTACCGCAACGACGACGGCGGGTACGGGCACGCGCTGGACCCCGATCTGCGCGGACCCGTGAGCCAGCCCCTGCACACCGCGCACGCGCTGCGTGTCCTGGACGCCATCGGGCGCTGCGGCGGGCAGCGGGTGGAGCGCGTGTGCCGGTATCTCACCTCGGTCTCCACCGCGGACGGTGCCCTGCCGGCGGTCCATCCCGGCCAGCGCGGCTATCCGGTGGCCCCGTTCGTGCCGGTCGTCGACCACCCGCCCAGCGACCTGCTCGCCACCGGACCGGTGGTCGGGCTGCTGCACCGCAACCAGGTGTGGCACGCCTGGCTGTTCCGGGCCACCGACTTCTGCTGGCAGGCCGTCGACTCCCTGGAGAAGTCCCACCCCTGCGAGGTGGAGGCCGCCGTGGCCTTCCTGGACTCCGCGCCCGACCGCCCGCGCGCGGAGGCGGCGGCCGACCGGCTGGGCCGCATGGTGCGCGAACAACGGCTCGCGGCACTGGACCCGGACCGGCTCGACAGGTACCCGGTCGCGCCGGGCT encodes:
- a CDS encoding FAD-binding oxidoreductase translates to MTRPLPPNFSESELTSALDSLREALGATWVLTEESEIASYRDPFPVLEADHFSPSAAVLPHTVEEIQEIVRIATSCGLPLSPISTGKNLGFGGAAPRLPGAVIVDLKRMNRILEVSEKFGYALVEPGVTYFDLYQHLQRHNSGLMLDVPDLAWGSIVGNTLERGVGYTPYGDHLSIQCGMEVVLADGDVIRTGMGALPGSNTWQLFKYGYGPQFDPMFTQSNFGIVTKIGIWLMPRPAGYQAYMITLPREEDLGTFVDALRPLRLDGTIAHVPTLRSLFLDAAAVAPRSAFHPGTGPIPDSVARRMSDDLGIGRWNFYGALYGPDAVRAATWSVIRDAFSGIPGAGFHFEGEHPSPVLATRAKIMAGVPNLETYDILRWHDNGGHIDFAPVSPATGEDALRQYELARDRCHEAGKDYMGNFIVGRREMHHICMLMFDTASSEDRAATLQLCRTLIKEAADLGYGEYRVHPALMDEIAATFSYHDGSLLRLSEKIKDALDPAGVLTPGKQGIWPRHLRGSGL
- a CDS encoding YciI family protein — translated: MLWAVHCLDADDVLEIRQEARAEHSARLRSGIVEPVCYGMLVSDDGGHAVGSLILVRAEDRETVERYVAEDPFMIKGVWRKVTVSAFTESANSPARLADTLVMTEETNR
- a CDS encoding MFS transporter, translated to MRVSRADRVPLTEERLSPAPATTRRGGGGSLAVGFITLLVVGTDLFIVSPLLPAISRHFHVSPGTAGNAVTVFSIVYVLGAPAFGSLADRIGRRTVLAAGLVAFAAANVLTGLAPSFAVLLLARVLAGLAAAAVSPSVYALVGAAAPAHRRGVWMSTAVAGFLISLTTGAPSGTALAAVWGWRAVFVVLALPAAALAAVNLAVWPHASKPGATGTAPPPAPIGLLTRARAVTVTGLWAFAVYALYTYLGTGLRADAKLSTGLVALALIVFGAGAVAGSFGGGRLADRFGARRVATASLALVGVMLLLLDLAVRAPVPLLMCALFFFALCAYPCLPSYQAQLVSSFPQHSGSLLAWNSSCMYLGTALGSAAGSALLSTAGFRAIPLASAAVAFLGAFFCAFWAISRKPE
- a CDS encoding MarR family winged helix-turn-helix transcriptional regulator — translated: MDREDAIDVLLRQWQQSPYELPLASMAVAKRVTRVARNLEQRLARALEEFDLDPGEFDVLATLLRSGPPHELAPAALNRSLLISSGGLTKRLTRLEKRGFVSRRLDPDDRRSLLAALTEQGLAVAGKAVIVHAQASADLADPLSEADRAQLVVLLRKLLLHQES
- a CDS encoding NAD-dependent succinate-semialdehyde dehydrogenase, which produces MSTPTSDMNTPTSEESLLYDACLVDGEWRGADDGRTFAVTDPATGDVIASVPLMSTAETDTAIRAAEAAFGPWRTRTAKDRAAVLSRWAALLLQHREQLARLLTREQGKPLAEARGEIGYAASFLTFYAAEAERIRGEVIPAATRESRIVVLRQPVGVVGCITPWNFPAAMITRKAAPALAAGCTVVMKPAEQTPLSALAIAALGRRAGVPPGVLNVITGDAPSIGRALCDSPAVRLLSFTGSTEVGKLLAAQCVSTVKKLSLELGGNAPFLVFPDADLEAAVDAAVLSKFRHSGQTCVCTNRFLVHEDVYPEFTERFAGRVRKLTVGRGDRQGVDVGPLIDEDGLAKVAAHVADAVAQGAEVLVGGGRHRAGGTFFEPTVLRGVTPEMRVMREETFGPVAAVASFRTEREALELANDSRSGLAGYVFTRDLARAWRVTEELEVGMVGLNTGFLSVETAPFGGVKESGLGREGSHHGIEEFLELKFWHIGGLSSPDAAATS
- a CDS encoding HAD family hydrolase, translated to MRNAEPGTGAYAFFDVDDTLVRLKTMFSFQEYYYTHTGFLPSVLGRWRAEKYEATRRRHLAQGRPREFINRTYYQTFRGRRPEQVAELARRWYTEVRQQGDGLYLPGALRALRTRQEAGDEVVFVSGSMVDILRPIAEELGVTRMLATRLVTEGGRYTGEIVPPQTIGHGKAEAVRSFLRASGASAAACWAFGDDRSDLPMLAEVGHPVFVSEQPEIAELADVHGWQLIRP
- a CDS encoding methyltransferase domain-containing protein; translated protein: MSATGNIGNFTTVDTAPDSGWFIDFMDIANALPEYRVMKDELAAAMGDLDGKTVLEVGCGTGDDAREVAALVGARGKVVATDLSTTMLAEARRRSEGSALPVEFRVADLRGLDFPDDTFDAARAKLVLMHCEDIETGLDELVRVVRPGGRIAVFDYDFDTTIVDHPDTEGTRQAMRCFSDAHRNKWSGRQLRRRMLARGLQDVTVSPLTVVMPFGFFRTLSAGRLASAQQSGQLDFTPEQLEQWWLPLLRAEDEGTFFASFTGFVVGATKP
- a CDS encoding AfsA-related hotdog domain-containing protein; translated protein: MPEPSGETLIVVGDRFEEFLRTPGTIAASAVRARLEARDTDGLDLVAGQGLSAELLAELGKHWPVPMPAPRELTHKRLMKNVMVGEPSRAGDHYEIPLVLDERCETLEDHLTGRHIPAVALTEAARQSWTAVTERFLPTGLDPARFVIDDFHASFRAFVFPLPATLTYEVLEHEPGTMQHRFHSVVRVRQSDTVAAEVEVRFRVVAGKLADKQEAMAARQAVVTHLRT
- a CDS encoding phosphopantetheine-binding protein, with product MLKTTEVRTTVYHVVTGLMRESNPEAPEPTGGEELNTLGLDSLTLARLIIELEAATGVDPFSEDVVLSDVRCLDDLVDVYERALAARGA
- a CDS encoding ANL family adenylate-forming protein is translated as MNHAFLDLLRSFDSSDAMVFNGSAHSYADLCDTVDSWAREFDRCGVRPGQVVCLEVTYTPASCGVLLALMAHRVIVVPLAPLPAAKRAEFLDLAQAEKVVSLDAEGSPTITSTGVTASHPLYERLRRAATGGLVLFSSGTSGRSKASVLDLSKVLGRYGTPKRAKPKRTLCFLTLDHIGGINTFLHTLSQGGTLITIPERTPEAVFAAVERDAVNVLPTTPTFLNLVLISRAYERCSTRSLELITYGTEPMPAHTLRRLHDALPDVRLKQTYGLSELGIMPTRSRSDDSLWLELGKAGFDYKVIDGVLWIRSDMAMLGYLNAPADFDEDGYFNTQDVVQVDGDYLRILSRTSELINVGGEKVYPAEVENVLLEMDNIAEATVCGMPSPVTGMVVKATVRLAEEEDPRQVANRVREYCRSRLEPYKVPLSVEVSAARQHSERFKKIRAAR